The Pseudarthrobacter sulfonivorans genome includes a window with the following:
- a CDS encoding GntR family transcriptional regulator: MANQLGLIIDRSSPVPLYHQVVQGIEAAIHSGILEPGSRLENEIDLAAQLNLSRPTMRKAMDELVRSGLLVRKRGVGTQVVSSQVRRPLELSSLFDDLSNNGKKPTTQVLTFSHMEADAATLATLELPAGSKVYHFTRLRKVGGKPLALMENWVRDDIATMDEAMLASEGLYAILRRGGVNFRLASQRIGAMIANDYQARLLEAEVNSALVTMERTATDDAGRRVETGHHVYRADSYSFEMTLVQR; the protein is encoded by the coding sequence GTGGCGAATCAACTTGGTCTCATCATCGACCGCTCCTCGCCCGTACCCCTGTACCACCAGGTGGTACAGGGCATCGAGGCCGCCATCCACAGCGGAATCCTGGAACCCGGCAGCCGGCTGGAGAACGAAATCGATCTCGCGGCCCAGCTGAACCTCTCCCGGCCCACCATGCGCAAAGCCATGGACGAACTGGTCCGCTCGGGGCTGCTGGTCCGCAAGCGCGGCGTGGGTACTCAGGTGGTCTCCAGCCAGGTCCGCCGCCCCCTGGAGCTCTCCAGCCTGTTTGATGACCTCTCCAACAACGGCAAGAAGCCCACCACCCAGGTGCTGACCTTCTCCCACATGGAGGCCGACGCTGCGACGCTCGCCACCCTCGAACTGCCGGCCGGCTCCAAGGTGTACCACTTCACCCGCCTGCGCAAAGTGGGCGGCAAGCCCCTTGCCCTGATGGAGAACTGGGTCCGGGACGACATCGCCACCATGGACGAAGCCATGCTGGCCTCTGAGGGCCTCTACGCCATTCTCCGCCGCGGCGGAGTCAACTTCCGCCTGGCCTCGCAACGGATCGGCGCGATGATCGCCAACGACTACCAGGCGCGCCTGCTGGAGGCCGAGGTCAACTCCGCCCTGGTCACCATGGAGCGCACCGCAACGGACGACGCTGGCCGCCGCGTGGAAACCGGACACCATGTGTACCGGGCGGATTCGTACAGCTTTGAAATGACACTCGTACAGCGATAA
- the iolB gene encoding 5-deoxy-glucuronate isomerase: MTNWVYPLGSAADGGWDISLGTSDSTLAVDGWAHTGLKVATLTAGADVVLPAADEERIVVPLNGSFTVSVDGEDYVLAGRASVFHGPSDVLYSGTGRTVTISSSDGGRVAVATAPAKASYPTRLVTAAETPVELRGAGNCSRQVHNFGTPAALEADRFIVCEVLTPAGNWSSYPPHKHDEEKDGETNLEEIYYFETQVAAGSGAPADADAIGYQRVYASDERPIDVAAEVRTGDVVLVPYGWHGPAMAAPGYDLYYLNVMAGPGPVREWLISDDPHHGWVRQSWDGQDIDPRLPFGA, translated from the coding sequence ATGACTAACTGGGTCTATCCCCTGGGCAGCGCCGCCGACGGCGGCTGGGACATCTCGCTCGGAACCTCCGATTCAACCCTGGCCGTGGACGGCTGGGCCCATACGGGCCTGAAGGTGGCCACCTTAACTGCAGGGGCCGACGTCGTTCTCCCGGCAGCGGACGAGGAGCGGATTGTGGTTCCCCTCAACGGCTCCTTCACCGTCTCCGTCGACGGTGAAGACTATGTCCTGGCGGGCCGGGCGTCCGTGTTCCACGGCCCCAGCGACGTGCTGTACTCGGGCACGGGCCGGACCGTCACCATCAGCTCGTCCGACGGCGGACGGGTGGCGGTCGCCACCGCACCGGCAAAGGCCTCCTATCCCACGCGCCTGGTCACGGCGGCGGAGACACCCGTGGAACTGCGCGGGGCCGGCAACTGCTCCCGCCAGGTCCATAACTTCGGCACGCCTGCGGCCCTCGAGGCTGACCGTTTCATCGTGTGTGAAGTCCTCACCCCCGCCGGGAACTGGTCCTCCTACCCTCCGCACAAGCACGATGAGGAAAAGGACGGCGAAACGAACCTCGAGGAGATCTATTACTTCGAGACGCAGGTGGCTGCGGGCTCCGGCGCACCCGCCGACGCCGACGCCATCGGCTACCAGCGCGTCTACGCCTCGGATGAACGTCCCATCGACGTGGCGGCCGAGGTCCGCACGGGCGACGTTGTGCTGGTCCCCTACGGTTGGCACGGCCCCGCCATGGCGGCCCCGGGCTACGACCTGTATTACCTGAACGTGATGGCCGGCCCCGGCCCCGTCCGCGAATGGCTCATCAGCGACGACCCGCACCACGGCTGGGTCCGCCAAAGCTGGGACGGCCAGGACATCGATCCCCGGCTGCCGTTCGGCGCTTAG
- a CDS encoding Gfo/Idh/MocA family oxidoreductase, with protein sequence MKDVILGLVGVGRIGVMHANNISALNGVLNPQGINVRLLLTDVAEDHAKGVAAGLGAGFLPSVEDLIAAGVDGLVIATGTGTHPELIRVGVDAGIPVFCEKPVAMNVADALPVLDYIRDNNGVVQIGHQRRFDHGYLEAKRAYQAGELGWIHSLRAVTCDMAPPPVEFLASSGGLFRDCSVHDFDILRWLTGREIVEVYAKGSNNGDPAIGAVGDVDTALALVTFDDGTVGTVSATRYNGAGHDVRLEIQGSSRSLMVGLDEQTAMASAEAGIAFPSGQSHRTFAERFDQAYRSEMAAFVELILGRRENPCTPEDAVAASRVADAAQESLATGVPVKVAISVAR encoded by the coding sequence ATGAAGGACGTCATTCTCGGTCTGGTCGGAGTGGGACGCATAGGCGTCATGCACGCCAACAACATCTCCGCGCTCAATGGAGTCCTCAATCCGCAAGGCATCAACGTCAGGCTTCTGCTCACCGACGTCGCCGAGGACCACGCCAAGGGCGTTGCTGCCGGCCTCGGTGCCGGCTTCCTGCCTTCGGTGGAGGACCTCATCGCCGCCGGCGTGGACGGACTCGTCATCGCAACGGGGACCGGAACCCACCCCGAACTGATTCGCGTGGGCGTGGACGCCGGAATCCCGGTCTTCTGCGAAAAGCCGGTGGCCATGAACGTGGCGGACGCCCTGCCGGTGCTGGACTACATCCGCGACAACAACGGTGTGGTGCAGATCGGCCACCAGCGCCGCTTTGACCACGGCTATCTTGAGGCCAAGCGTGCCTACCAAGCGGGCGAGCTGGGTTGGATCCACTCCCTGCGCGCCGTCACCTGTGACATGGCGCCGCCGCCCGTGGAGTTCCTCGCCAGTTCCGGCGGACTGTTCCGCGACTGCTCCGTCCACGACTTCGACATCCTCCGTTGGCTGACCGGCCGCGAGATCGTGGAGGTCTACGCAAAGGGCTCCAACAATGGCGATCCGGCCATCGGCGCCGTGGGCGACGTGGACACGGCGCTGGCACTGGTCACGTTCGACGACGGCACAGTGGGTACCGTGTCAGCCACCCGCTACAACGGGGCCGGCCACGACGTCCGCCTGGAAATCCAGGGCTCCAGCCGTTCGCTGATGGTTGGGCTCGATGAGCAGACGGCCATGGCGTCGGCTGAAGCCGGGATCGCCTTTCCCTCCGGGCAATCCCACAGGACCTTTGCCGAACGCTTCGACCAGGCGTACCGATCGGAAATGGCTGCGTTTGTGGAGCTGATCCTGGGCCGCCGGGAGAATCCCTGCACCCCGGAGGACGCCGTGGCCGCTTCCCGCGTGGCTGACGCCGCCCAGGAATCACTGGCCACCGGCGTCCCGGTCAAAGTGGCCATCAGCGTAGCCAGGTGA
- a CDS encoding LacI family DNA-binding transcriptional regulator: MTAPERKRAATILDVAAAAGVSKSVVSLVLRGTGYVSAAKRTAVEHAVLELGYRPNAAARALGESRSRTVGVVLNDMRNPWFVSAVEGLNSTLNELGLQMLMGDFRLDSRSGESLLKKLLEMNIEALVLVGTMPESPGLTAAALQVPTIALGAPSGPGANVTVVTNDDDAGARLAVAHLIALGHRRIAHVGAPATAVGIARRRGYEAEMRAAGLAEFIRTVPGDLSEEGGHRAALELLSVVDRPTAVFAVNDMAALGVLSAAEECGLAVPADLSVAGYDNTPLARLRRISLTSVDTASFAAGQRAAELLIARLEPGSTLPPDELLVPTLEVRGSTAAPHP, from the coding sequence GTGACTGCCCCCGAACGGAAACGCGCCGCCACCATCCTGGACGTGGCCGCCGCCGCGGGTGTTTCCAAGTCGGTGGTGTCCCTCGTGCTGCGCGGCACGGGCTACGTCAGCGCGGCCAAGCGCACCGCCGTCGAACATGCCGTGCTGGAACTCGGCTACCGTCCGAACGCGGCTGCCCGGGCCCTCGGCGAATCGCGGAGCCGCACCGTGGGCGTGGTACTCAACGACATGCGGAACCCCTGGTTCGTCAGCGCGGTGGAAGGGCTCAACAGCACCCTCAACGAGCTCGGCCTGCAAATGCTGATGGGCGACTTCCGCCTGGACAGCCGCAGCGGCGAATCCCTGCTGAAGAAACTGCTGGAGATGAACATCGAGGCCCTGGTGCTGGTGGGGACCATGCCGGAGAGCCCCGGTTTGACGGCAGCAGCCTTGCAGGTGCCAACCATCGCGCTGGGGGCGCCCAGCGGCCCAGGTGCCAACGTCACCGTCGTGACCAACGACGACGACGCCGGGGCCCGCCTCGCGGTGGCTCATCTGATCGCGCTGGGGCACCGCCGCATCGCCCATGTAGGGGCACCCGCCACCGCCGTCGGGATTGCCCGCCGTCGGGGGTATGAAGCGGAGATGAGGGCCGCCGGCCTGGCGGAGTTCATCCGGACCGTGCCGGGAGACCTGAGCGAAGAGGGCGGCCACCGTGCCGCACTCGAGCTGCTGTCAGTTGTCGACCGGCCCACAGCGGTGTTCGCTGTCAACGACATGGCGGCGCTGGGGGTCCTCTCGGCCGCCGAGGAATGCGGGCTCGCCGTACCTGCCGATCTTTCGGTGGCCGGCTACGACAATACCCCGCTGGCGCGGTTGCGCCGGATCAGCCTGACTTCAGTGGACACGGCCAGTTTTGCCGCCGGGCAGCGGGCGGCCGAACTCCTGATCGCACGACTGGAGCCGGGCAGCACGCTGCCCCCAGACGAACTGTTGGTGCCGACGCTGGAAGTGAGGGGCAGCACCGCCGCCCCTCACCCCTGA
- a CDS encoding TIM barrel protein: MRLAVCAEMVFTDLPFVERVQRLHDAGFDVEMWDSRTKDIPALKATGAAFSSMTGYTSGSLVDPDTADDVVRTAESLIPTALELGVSRMVVHPAELIDGQAARPLYRSTGRMWSTGARTLERLGNLGEKYGVTFCLENLNTVLDHPGIPLARAKDTLALVEAAGHPNVKLMLDLYHAQLGEGNLIELVRTALPHIGEVQVADVPGRCEPGTGEINYRAVAKALADAGYEGTVGMEAWASGDDEEALAAFRAAFTVQDASVQIAST; this comes from the coding sequence ATGCGGCTGGCCGTTTGTGCGGAAATGGTCTTCACGGACCTGCCGTTTGTGGAACGGGTGCAGCGGCTACACGACGCCGGATTCGACGTCGAGATGTGGGATTCGCGGACCAAGGACATTCCGGCCCTCAAGGCAACCGGCGCGGCGTTCTCCTCCATGACCGGGTACACCTCCGGAAGCCTCGTGGACCCCGACACGGCCGACGACGTGGTGCGGACGGCCGAGTCTCTGATTCCCACAGCCCTGGAGCTCGGCGTGAGCCGCATGGTGGTGCACCCAGCGGAGCTCATCGATGGCCAGGCGGCCCGCCCCCTCTACCGGTCCACCGGCCGCATGTGGAGCACCGGCGCGCGGACCCTGGAACGGCTCGGCAACTTGGGGGAGAAGTATGGGGTGACGTTCTGCCTGGAAAACCTCAACACGGTCCTGGACCACCCCGGCATCCCGCTCGCCCGCGCCAAGGACACCCTGGCGTTGGTGGAAGCAGCCGGGCACCCCAACGTGAAGCTCATGCTGGACCTGTACCACGCACAACTGGGCGAGGGGAACCTCATCGAGCTCGTGCGGACCGCGCTGCCGCACATCGGCGAAGTCCAGGTTGCCGACGTACCGGGCCGCTGCGAACCCGGAACCGGGGAGATCAACTACCGGGCCGTGGCCAAGGCGCTCGCGGACGCAGGCTACGAGGGGACGGTGGGTATGGAAGCCTGGGCCAGCGGTGACGACGAGGAAGCCCTTGCGGCCTTCCGGGCGGCGTTCACGGTGCAGGACGCCAGCGTCCAGATCGCCTCGACATAG
- a CDS encoding Gfo/Idh/MocA family oxidoreductase, translated as MAYIEQHSAGLSAPVKVGLIGSGWMGAFHAESIARRVPGAVLAAIADPNVESAQALAQSLGTAKVTADAADILADPEIDAVVIASPARFHSALITQAAAAGKHVFCEKPAGQGLDELDAALAAVEKAGVHFQIGFNRRYADDFQAAKKDLAAGIAGQPQLLRSLTRDPGNGSIPNAARVPAWTVFLETLIHDFDTLNWFNEGAEPVEVYAVADALVEPKLRDQGFLDTAVVTIRYSNGAIAVAEANFSALYGYDIRGEVFGSKGMVQAGRATETAARRYTAEGLSADTPRLNVELFRQAYTDELADFAATVRAQRDGTPPPSGAFTLTPGAADARRALAMALACIESVKQGGPVAVAAAPVALRDDARAGV; from the coding sequence ATGGCCTACATCGAACAGCACTCCGCAGGACTCTCCGCACCCGTGAAGGTCGGGCTCATCGGCTCCGGCTGGATGGGGGCGTTCCATGCCGAAAGCATCGCCCGCCGCGTCCCGGGCGCCGTCCTTGCGGCCATCGCCGACCCCAATGTGGAATCCGCCCAGGCCCTGGCCCAATCGCTGGGCACGGCAAAGGTCACGGCCGACGCCGCGGATATCCTGGCCGATCCGGAGATCGACGCCGTGGTGATCGCGAGCCCGGCCCGTTTCCACTCCGCCCTGATCACCCAGGCTGCCGCAGCGGGGAAGCACGTCTTCTGCGAGAAGCCCGCGGGCCAAGGGCTCGACGAACTCGACGCCGCACTGGCCGCCGTTGAAAAAGCCGGGGTGCATTTCCAGATCGGCTTCAACCGGCGCTACGCGGACGACTTCCAGGCCGCCAAGAAAGACCTTGCGGCCGGCATCGCCGGGCAGCCGCAGCTCCTGCGCTCGCTGACCCGCGATCCGGGCAACGGCAGCATCCCGAACGCGGCCAGGGTCCCCGCGTGGACGGTCTTCCTGGAAACCTTGATTCACGATTTCGACACCCTGAACTGGTTCAATGAAGGCGCCGAGCCGGTGGAGGTCTATGCCGTGGCCGACGCCCTCGTGGAACCGAAACTCCGCGATCAGGGCTTCCTGGACACCGCGGTGGTGACCATCCGCTACAGCAACGGCGCCATCGCCGTGGCGGAAGCAAACTTCAGTGCTCTCTATGGCTACGACATCCGCGGCGAGGTCTTCGGTTCCAAGGGCATGGTCCAGGCCGGCCGGGCCACCGAGACGGCGGCCCGGCGTTATACGGCGGAAGGACTGTCCGCGGACACGCCGCGCCTCAACGTGGAACTCTTCCGGCAGGCTTACACGGACGAACTCGCCGATTTCGCCGCCACGGTTCGTGCACAGCGGGACGGCACCCCGCCGCCGTCGGGCGCATTCACCCTCACCCCCGGCGCCGCAGACGCCCGCCGCGCGCTGGCCATGGCGCTGGCGTGCATCGAATCGGTCAAACAGGGCGGTCCGGTGGCTGTGGCTGCTGCCCCGGTGGCGCTCCGCGACGACGCCCGGGCCGGCGTCTGA
- a CDS encoding Gfo/Idh/MocA family protein, translated as MSNSALPVSRVPGSRDAPVLRWGIMGPGWIAERFTESVQAHTDQVIAAVASRSPSRSKAFADAFGVPAAYGSYEELAAAPDIDIVYVCTPHNFHHQAAVLALDAGKHVLVEKPIGLNAAQAQDIAKRAEAAGVFAAEAMWTFFLPKFDVIRQILDAGTLGTVTTVFAEYGEHFERGHRIFDPALAGGPLLDLGTYPLALVTEVLGLPEELHAIGQPHESGVNAQLSAIMQFAGGAQAVVNTHLHNFTPTSATIVGSRATLTFDGPFNMPGGFEVRFPDGARLRHEEPPGGHFEGLHYEAAAVARAVAAGQTQAGQRTLAASIRTLDVADEIRRQLGVVFPDEETLADKDAARL; from the coding sequence GTGAGCAACTCTGCCCTGCCGGTCTCCCGCGTGCCCGGTTCGCGGGATGCCCCCGTGCTGCGCTGGGGGATCATGGGACCCGGCTGGATCGCCGAACGCTTCACCGAATCCGTCCAGGCGCACACGGACCAGGTGATCGCTGCCGTCGCGTCCCGTTCGCCCAGCCGGTCCAAGGCATTCGCGGACGCTTTCGGCGTGCCCGCGGCCTACGGCAGCTACGAGGAGCTGGCCGCCGCCCCGGACATCGACATCGTCTACGTCTGCACGCCACACAACTTCCACCACCAGGCCGCCGTGCTCGCCCTCGACGCCGGCAAACACGTTCTGGTCGAGAAGCCGATCGGCCTCAACGCGGCGCAGGCCCAGGACATCGCCAAACGGGCCGAAGCCGCCGGGGTGTTCGCCGCCGAGGCCATGTGGACTTTCTTCCTGCCCAAGTTCGACGTGATCCGGCAGATCCTCGACGCCGGGACCTTGGGCACCGTCACCACGGTTTTTGCCGAATACGGCGAACACTTCGAACGCGGCCACAGGATCTTCGATCCCGCACTGGCCGGCGGCCCGCTGCTGGACCTCGGCACGTACCCGTTGGCCCTGGTCACCGAGGTCCTGGGCCTGCCGGAAGAGTTGCATGCCATCGGCCAGCCCCACGAATCCGGGGTCAACGCCCAGCTGTCCGCGATCATGCAGTTCGCCGGCGGCGCGCAGGCCGTGGTGAACACCCACCTGCACAACTTCACGCCCACTTCGGCCACGATCGTCGGTTCGAGGGCCACGCTGACTTTCGACGGTCCCTTCAACATGCCCGGTGGCTTCGAGGTCCGCTTCCCGGACGGGGCCCGGCTGCGCCATGAGGAACCGCCCGGCGGCCACTTCGAGGGACTGCACTACGAAGCGGCGGCCGTGGCCCGTGCCGTGGCCGCCGGGCAGACACAGGCCGGCCAGCGGACGCTGGCAGCATCCATCCGCACCTTGGACGTGGCCGACGAGATCCGCCGCCAGCTGGGAGTGGTGTTCCCAGACGAAGAGACGTTGGCGGACAAGGACGCTGCACGGCTCTGA
- a CDS encoding Gfo/Idh/MocA family oxidoreductase codes for MPIRVGVIGAGIMGADHIRNLATTIGGAEVTFVADLDAGRAAAAAPPAARITTDPSELINSSEVDAVVVSSHDSTHAGLVLECFEAMTPVLCEKPLAPTLLESLEVVAADADIVAATGASLLSLGFMRRFDPGYMALRQSVQDRTQGEPLVVHCTSRNAGAGTGTTSESAITNSAIHELDIIPWLLDSPITEVSWQAGRSSRHAEGGLQDPAFMMLRTADGTLTTLELFLNAQYGYTTSCEVVSELGTTGLKESALLGVQQAGLSRTGIPADWRPRFADAYRLQLQAWISALAKGEQPPLAGAQDGLNASLVAQAMIQSLHGDGAYTKVSYS; via the coding sequence ATGCCGATCCGGGTAGGCGTCATTGGCGCCGGAATCATGGGCGCCGACCACATCAGGAACCTCGCCACCACCATCGGCGGTGCCGAGGTCACTTTTGTGGCAGACCTCGACGCCGGCCGTGCCGCGGCCGCTGCGCCTCCGGCCGCCCGCATCACCACCGATCCCTCCGAGCTGATCAACTCCAGCGAGGTGGACGCCGTCGTGGTTTCCTCCCACGACTCCACGCACGCCGGGCTGGTGCTGGAATGCTTTGAGGCGATGACCCCGGTGCTGTGCGAGAAGCCGCTGGCCCCCACGCTGCTGGAAAGCCTCGAGGTGGTAGCGGCGGACGCCGACATCGTGGCTGCCACCGGGGCTTCGCTGCTGTCGCTGGGCTTCATGCGGCGCTTCGACCCCGGCTACATGGCCCTGCGCCAGTCTGTGCAGGACCGCACCCAGGGCGAACCGCTCGTGGTCCACTGCACCAGCCGGAACGCCGGTGCGGGCACGGGCACCACGTCCGAATCGGCCATCACCAATTCGGCCATCCACGAGCTGGACATCATTCCCTGGCTGTTGGACTCGCCCATAACGGAAGTGTCATGGCAGGCCGGGCGGAGCTCACGCCATGCCGAGGGCGGGTTGCAGGACCCGGCCTTTATGATGCTCCGAACCGCCGACGGCACGCTGACCACACTGGAGCTGTTCCTTAACGCCCAATATGGCTATACCACCAGCTGTGAGGTTGTCTCGGAACTCGGCACCACCGGTCTGAAGGAATCCGCACTGCTGGGCGTCCAGCAGGCGGGCCTCAGCCGGACGGGAATCCCCGCGGACTGGCGCCCGCGCTTTGCCGACGCGTACCGCCTGCAGCTGCAGGCCTGGATCTCAGCCCTGGCCAAGGGAGAACAGCCGCCCCTGGCCGGGGCGCAGGACGGCCTCAATGCCTCGCTCGTGGCCCAGGCCATGATCCAGTCCCTGCACGGCGACGGCGCCTACACGAAAGTGAGCTACTCGTGA
- a CDS encoding ATP-binding cassette domain-containing protein, with protein MNAKEIDQQTLLKDEKDPLTHTPVHLLSLDGVGKHYGNIIALSDVTMAVDNGRVTCVLGDNGAGKSTLIKIIAGLHQHDAGVLNIMGEERKFGSPRDALDVGIATVYQDLAVVPLMPIWRNFFLGSELTSGFGPFKSMDVEKMKAITLKELAEMGIDLRDVEQPIGQLSGGERQCVAIARAVYFGAKVLILDEPTAALGVKQSGVVLRYILQARDRGLGVIFITHNPHHAFPVGDRFLLLKRGKSIGYYDKKDITLDELTAQMAGGAELAELAHELEQLGGHGDVVKEVQAEVADVTHNRETSTESSPRHV; from the coding sequence ATGAACGCCAAAGAGATCGACCAACAGACCCTGCTCAAGGATGAAAAAGATCCCCTCACCCACACCCCCGTCCACTTGCTCTCCCTCGACGGAGTAGGCAAGCACTACGGCAACATCATCGCCCTCTCCGATGTGACCATGGCCGTGGACAACGGCCGTGTCACCTGCGTACTGGGCGATAACGGTGCGGGCAAGTCCACCCTGATCAAGATCATCGCCGGACTGCACCAGCACGACGCCGGGGTGCTGAACATCATGGGCGAGGAACGGAAGTTTGGTTCGCCCCGTGACGCCCTTGACGTGGGCATCGCCACCGTCTACCAGGACCTCGCGGTGGTGCCCCTGATGCCCATCTGGCGGAACTTCTTCCTCGGTTCGGAGCTGACCAGCGGTTTCGGCCCGTTCAAAAGCATGGACGTCGAGAAGATGAAGGCCATCACGCTCAAGGAACTTGCCGAGATGGGCATCGACCTCCGCGACGTGGAACAGCCCATCGGCCAGCTGTCCGGCGGTGAGCGCCAGTGTGTCGCGATCGCCCGCGCCGTGTACTTCGGCGCAAAGGTCCTGATCCTGGACGAACCGACGGCGGCGCTGGGCGTCAAGCAGTCCGGCGTCGTGCTCCGCTACATCCTGCAGGCTCGCGACCGGGGACTCGGCGTCATCTTCATCACGCACAACCCGCACCACGCCTTCCCTGTCGGGGACCGGTTCCTCCTGCTCAAGCGCGGCAAGTCGATCGGCTACTACGACAAGAAGGACATCACCCTGGACGAGCTCACCGCCCAGATGGCCGGCGGTGCGGAACTGGCGGAACTCGCCCACGAGCTCGAGCAGCTCGGCGGACACGGCGACGTGGTCAAGGAAGTGCAGGCAGAGGTCGCTGACGTTACTCACAACCGAGAGACGTCAACGGAAAGCAGCCCCCGGCACGTGTAA
- a CDS encoding ABC transporter permease: MAKTATLPPAPASAAGPRGDERIGRRNPLQTLLGRPEVGALVGAVVLFVFFALVSPTFTQPNALATILYGSSTIGIMAVGVSLLMIGGEFDLSTGVAVISSALTASMFSWYFSTNIWVGVLLALVVSVGIGYINGWILMKTKLPSFIVTLATFLMLTGLNLGLTRLIGGSVSSPSISSMDGFASARAVFASSVSIGGIDVKITVFIWIALVAVATWVLMRTRVGNWIFAVGGDENAARAVGVPVKATKIGLFMGVGFCGWILGMHNLFAFDTVQSGEGVGNEFLYIIAAVIGGCLLTGGYGSAVGGAIGAFIFGMANKGIVYAQWNPDWFKFFLGLMLLLATIINLIVKRRAELK; this comes from the coding sequence ATGGCAAAAACAGCAACCCTGCCCCCGGCACCGGCTTCAGCAGCCGGGCCACGTGGCGATGAGAGAATTGGGCGGCGGAACCCGCTCCAGACGCTCCTGGGCCGTCCCGAAGTCGGCGCGCTCGTAGGAGCGGTGGTCCTGTTCGTCTTCTTCGCGTTGGTTTCCCCGACGTTTACCCAGCCCAATGCCTTGGCGACCATTCTGTACGGCAGTTCCACGATCGGCATCATGGCGGTGGGGGTTTCCTTGCTGATGATCGGCGGGGAGTTCGATCTTTCCACCGGTGTCGCGGTGATCTCATCGGCACTGACGGCGTCGATGTTCAGCTGGTACTTCAGCACGAATATCTGGGTCGGGGTTCTCCTGGCCCTGGTGGTCTCCGTGGGCATCGGTTATATCAATGGCTGGATTTTGATGAAGACCAAGCTGCCCAGCTTTATCGTCACCCTGGCCACGTTCCTTATGCTGACCGGCCTGAACCTGGGCCTGACCCGGCTGATCGGCGGCTCCGTGTCGTCGCCGTCGATCTCCAGCATGGACGGCTTCGCCTCCGCCCGCGCGGTGTTCGCGTCCTCGGTCTCCATTGGCGGCATCGATGTCAAGATCACGGTGTTCATCTGGATCGCGCTGGTCGCCGTGGCCACCTGGGTGCTGATGCGGACCCGGGTGGGGAACTGGATCTTCGCCGTCGGCGGGGACGAGAATGCGGCCCGCGCCGTGGGTGTGCCGGTCAAGGCCACGAAGATCGGATTGTTCATGGGCGTGGGCTTCTGCGGCTGGATCCTGGGCATGCACAACCTCTTCGCTTTCGATACGGTGCAGTCCGGTGAGGGTGTGGGCAACGAGTTCCTGTACATCATCGCCGCGGTGATCGGCGGGTGCCTCCTGACCGGCGGCTATGGTTCGGCGGTGGGCGGCGCGATCGGCGCGTTCATCTTCGGCATGGCCAACAAGGGCATCGTCTATGCCCAGTGGAACCCCGACTGGTTCAAGTTCTTCCTGGGCCTGATGCTGCTGCTGGCCACCATCATCAACCTCATCGTCAAGCGCCGCGCGGAACTCAAGTAA
- a CDS encoding substrate-binding domain-containing protein: protein MANFSWRKAALVAAVVPMMALSACSSTGGKPVEGGGAAGGGQVATTDRMKVALITHAAAGDTFWDIVRKGAEEASAKDNVELLYTSDPEAGRQAQLVQQAIDQKVDGIAVTLATPEALKDVLKKATDAGIPVVSLNAGESVSAQLGAFTHFGSNEQLAGQAVGTKLAEQGFKHPVCVIQQQGHVGLEARCAGVKAKVPGAEILYVDGKDMTGVQSTATAKLQAAKDADVIIGLGAPITLTLLKSVADAGSSAKVASFDLNAELAQKIVDGDVIFTVDQQPWAQGYMSVDSLWQAKRGGFKLGGGQPVLTGPTIVDQSNASDVLKFAQQGVR, encoded by the coding sequence GTGGCTAATTTTTCTTGGCGCAAGGCGGCTCTCGTGGCGGCAGTTGTTCCCATGATGGCACTCAGCGCCTGCTCCAGCACGGGCGGGAAGCCGGTTGAGGGCGGCGGCGCCGCCGGCGGCGGTCAGGTGGCCACCACAGACCGCATGAAGGTGGCTCTCATCACCCACGCCGCGGCAGGCGACACCTTCTGGGACATAGTCCGCAAGGGTGCCGAGGAGGCCTCAGCGAAAGACAACGTGGAACTGCTCTACACCAGTGACCCGGAGGCCGGACGCCAGGCCCAGCTCGTCCAGCAGGCCATCGATCAGAAAGTCGACGGCATCGCCGTTACCCTCGCAACCCCGGAGGCCCTGAAGGACGTCCTGAAGAAGGCCACCGATGCCGGCATTCCGGTGGTCAGCCTCAACGCCGGCGAGTCCGTGTCGGCGCAGCTCGGCGCATTTACGCACTTCGGCTCGAATGAGCAGCTTGCCGGCCAGGCGGTGGGCACCAAGCTCGCCGAACAGGGCTTCAAGCACCCGGTCTGCGTCATTCAGCAGCAGGGCCACGTTGGCCTTGAAGCACGGTGCGCAGGCGTCAAGGCCAAGGTTCCGGGTGCGGAGATTCTCTACGTCGACGGCAAGGACATGACCGGCGTCCAGTCCACCGCCACCGCGAAGCTCCAGGCAGCCAAGGATGCAGACGTCATCATTGGCCTCGGCGCACCGATCACCCTCACGCTGCTCAAGTCCGTCGCGGACGCCGGCAGCTCTGCGAAGGTTGCCAGCTTCGACCTGAACGCAGAGCTCGCCCAGAAGATCGTGGATGGTGACGTGATCTTCACCGTGGACCAGCAGCCGTGGGCCCAGGGCTACATGTCGGTCGACTCGCTGTGGCAGGCCAAGCGTGGCGGCTTCAAGCTTGGCGGCGGCCAGCCGGTCTTGACCGGTCCCACCATCGTTGACCAGTCCAACGCTTCCGACGTTCTCAAATTCGCCCAGCAGGGCGTCCGCTAG